The following proteins are encoded in a genomic region of Glycine soja cultivar W05 chromosome 17, ASM419377v2, whole genome shotgun sequence:
- the LOC114393611 gene encoding AP-5 complex subunit mu, producing MIGVAAMPSGCSIRAIWILNNLDGVVFSRRFPVVEKRWRAACNSNAHNDTHQIFSSLPTDSDLADAFLDRKHREGSARGFGIRKSNSTLGSDSWVDDPITRHIIGLYISREGEENKNLLWPLILHTKGLYSILILPLVEPIHLNAYARLCKRPDCGAALGMDDGLSSLLLDLPSVTGAFMIAHAIGDIITGDTVEPEVIVSAAPSVGGLFDSLTGSIGISSRAKPVAPPVASSSPSSAAVPGSVTADAPKMGSRLLDKDALRTFISSSMPFGTPLDLNYSNIITIKTNGFSATDLPPADQKQPAWKPYLYKGKQRMLFTIHEIIHAALYDRDEIPDTISVSGQINCRADLEGLPDVSFHLAGLNTANLEVLSYHPCAQVSDQGLDKQGVMFSPPLGNFVLMRYQAAYALGPPIKGFYQLSMVSEDKGAFLFKLHLMEGYKAPLTMEFCTVTMPFPRRRIVSLDGTPSVGTVSTSEHSVEWKIVTSGRGLTGKSIEVTFPGTVKFAPWQTQRLSSSRSSFGITADEDSDNEAENASNMVNEEHLMGKMNKGLPPVDLEEPFCWQAYNYAKVSFKIVGASVSGVAVDPKSVSIYPAVKAPMEFSTQVTSGDYILWNTLGKCPHVATIKR from the exons GAGGTTTCCGGTGGTAGAGAAGCGTTGGCGAGCTGCTTGCAACTCAAACGCCCACAATGATACCCATCAAATCTTCTCTTCCTTACCCACTGACTCCGACCTCGCTGATGCTTTTCTCGACCGAAAGCATAG GGAGGGATCTGCACGAGGATTTGGCATACGAAAGAGTAACTCAACTCTGGGATCGGATTCTTGGGTGGATGATCCCATTACTCGCCATATCATCGGTCTTTACATTAGCAGAGAAGGGGAGGAAAATAAGAATCTATTGTGGCCTTTAATCTTGCACACAAAGGGCCTTTACAGTATTCTTATTCTGCCATTGGTTGAGCCTATCCATTTAAATGCATATGCAAGGTTGTGTAAAAGACCTGATTGTGGAGCTGCTCTTGGTATGGATGACGGCCTGTCTTCCCTCTTACTGGATCTTCCATCAGTAACAGG GGCATTTATGATAGCGCATGCCATTGGTGACATAATTACTGGCGACACAGTAGAACCTGAAGTGATTGTAAGTGCAGCTCCCTCTGTTGGAGGGCTGTTTGATTCACTCACTGGTAGTATAGGCATCTCTTCCAGGGCAAAACCTGTGGCCCCACCTGTTGCTTCTTCCTCCCCTTCTAGTGCAGCTGTACCAGGATCAGTTACAGCAGATGCTCCAAAAATGGGGTCTAGGTTATTGGATAAAGATGCACTCAGAACATTTATCAGTAGTTCAATGCCCTTTG GCACACCCTTGGACCTTAATTATTCCAATATTATTACCATAAAGACCAACGGCTTTTCGGCAACAGATTTGCCTCCTGCGGACCAGAAGCAGCCAGCTTGGAAACCATATTTATACAAAGGAAAGCAGAGAATGTTGTTTACAATTCATGAGATTATTCATGCTGCTCTGTATGATAGAGATGAGATTCCGGATACTATATCAGTTTCTGGTCAAATAAATTGTCGAGCTGACTTGGAAGGGTTGCCAGATGTGTCATTTCACTTGGCTGGATTGAACACAGCAAACCTTGAAGTTTTATCGTATCATCCTTGTGCTCAAGTTTCAGATCAAGGTTTGGATAAGCAAGGAGTGATGTTTTCTCCGCCATTAGGTAATTTTGTGTTGATGCGTTATCAGGCAGCTTATGCCCTTGGACCCCCCATAAAGGGATTCTATCAGTTGTCAATGGTTTCTGAGGATAAAGGTGCATTTCTATTCAAGTTGCATTTAATGGAAGGATATAAGGCTCCTTTGACAATGGAATTCTGTACTGTGACTATGCCCTTTCCTAGGAGGAGGATTGTATCTTTGGATGGGACTCCTTCTGTGGGAACAGTTTCAACTTCAGAGCACTCTGTTGAATGGAAAATTGTGACAAGTGGCCGAGGGCTTACTGGAAAAAGTATTGAAGTGACTTTCCCTGGAACAGTTAAGTTTGCACCTTGGCAAACCCAAAGGTTGTCTTCCTCTAGGTCATCCTTTGGAATCACTGCTGACGAGGATAGTGATAATGAGGCAGAAAATGCTAGTAACATGGTTAATGAAGAACATTTGATGGGGAAAATGAACAAGGGTCTTCCTCCAGTCGATTTAGAGGAGCCATTTTGCTGGCAGGCATACAATTATGCTAAA gTATCGTTCAAGATTGTTGGGGCATCAGTATCTGGAGTTGCCGTTGATCCTAAATCT GTGAGCATCTATCCAGCTGTAAAAGCACCTATGGAGTTTTCAACTCAG GTTACTTCTGGGGACTACATTCTGTGGAATACTCTTGGTAAGTGCCCACATGTTGCCACAATAAAAAGGTGA